TTCTCACCATCAACGGCATCCAAACCATGTCTTACGGCTGCCAAAACCTACTGCCCCACCATGAAGACTTGAATAAAATCGGTGTGAATATGCTCAGACTGTCGCCACAAATGCACAGCATGGCTGAAATTATCCAAATTCACCGCGATGTATTGGACGGAAAAGCCACATGGGAAGATGTCCGCCCCGAGTTGGAACGACTGACTACCGGAACACTGGTTGACGGCTATTGGCGCGGTCAGCCCGGTATTGAAACCGTGAAGGAGGCATATTATGGCGCTGCCTGAAATCATATTACCCAAATGGATGGCAAAAATCGGTACCAAACTTCCCGGCAAACCTCCACGCTTTGTTTTGGTCTCCGTATTGAATACCATGCTGAAAAAAGGTTTACTGCCTGCCGATATGGAACTTTTTGCCGGAAGAAAATTCGAAATCGAAGTTTTGGATGCCGGTATCAAAGTGCGGTTTAGTGCCAATACGGAAAAATTCCTGGACGACAACTTCAGTGGCGTCCCCGATCTGAGGCTGGCGGCCAACGGTATAGACTTCATGCGCATGATGATGCGCGAGGAAGATCCCGATACCTTATTTTTCAACCGTAAATTGCAAATCGAAGGCGATACGGAACTGGGGCTAATTACCAAAAACTTACTCGACAGTGTTGAGTGGCCTTTCAGCGAATGGTTCCTGAAACGCAGCACGTCCACTTTGGATTGATTAATTTTGGTTGAACCAAGAACAAAGGCCGTCTGAATGTTTCAGACGGCCTTATATATTTCACCTCTTTGATATGTCTTCTCTTATTGGTTTTATCAAATATAAAAAAGCGTACCTTGTTAGGTACGCTTTTTTCAATCCGACTCAAAATTAGAATTTTGCACCGGACTCATTTGCCATAAAGTCTACAGCCGCTTTAACTTCATCGTCACTCAAGCTGCTGTTGCCGCCTTTGGCAGGCATTGAATTAAAACCTTCAAGCGCGTGTTTGTGCAAAGTGTCTTTACCTTGCTTAATTCGAGGAGCCCAGTCGTCTTTTTTACCGACAGCAGGTGCACCCGGAATCATACCGCCATGACATGTTTTACAGTTGGCTTCAAAAACAGCTTTGCCGTCTACCTTAACCGGAGCTGCTTCTGCTTTTTCAGCAGGTTTGGCTTCAGCAGCCGGAGCAGCTTTGGTATCTGAAGCAGCTTTATCGGCAGCAGGAGCCGAAGCGGCCGCCGGAGCAGAAGCATCGGCAGGTTGAGCTACCGGAGCAGGCTCGGCTTTTTTAGCAGGAGCTTTTTTACCGTCTTTGTTGGACAAACCCCAAACATAAGCGGTCATGATGTGCAGCTTGTCTTTGTCGAGGAAGTGACCCCAAGCAGGCATTTGGCTGCTGCGGCCGTTGGTAATGGTTTCGGTAATCGCTTTTTGAGTACCGCCCCACAACCATACATCGTCGGTCAGATTCGGGCCGAGGCCTTGGATACCTTGACCTTTGTCGCCGTGACAAGTGAAACAGTTGGCAGGTGGGCCGCTAAACAGGGCTTTACCACGCTCTGCACGTTCTTCGTCGTATTGACCTTTAGGTTTAGAAAGAGACATAACATACTGTGTTACGTTTTTCACGCCTTCTTCACCCAAAGCAGGACCCCATGCCGGCATAGAGGCAGTACGGCCTTTTTCAATGGTTTCCTGAATTTTTTCAGGTTCGCCACCCCACAACCAATCGTCGTCGGTCAAATTCGGGAAGCCTTTGGAGCCTTTGGCATCTGAGCCGTGACATTGGATACAGTAGGTATTGAAAAGGTTTTGTGCAATAGCACGGGCTTCAGGGTCTTTAGCCACTTTCTCAATCGGCATATTGGAAAATTTAGCATACACTTTACCGTATTGCTGATTGGCTTTGGCAACTTCTTCTTCATATTGACCATGGCTGCTCCAGCCCC
This region of Neisseria subflava genomic DNA includes:
- the ubiT gene encoding ubiquinone anaerobic biosynthesis accessory factor UbiT, translating into MALPEIILPKWMAKIGTKLPGKPPRFVLVSVLNTMLKKGLLPADMELFAGRKFEIEVLDAGIKVRFSANTEKFLDDNFSGVPDLRLAANGIDFMRMMMREEDPDTLFFNRKLQIEGDTELGLITKNLLDSVEWPFSEWFLKRSTSTLD
- the ccoP gene encoding cytochrome-c oxidase, cbb3-type subunit III; the protein is MNTTSQFTSSFWSIYIAVIVVLSFIGLAWLLLSQNVVKRPKKGEEVKTTGHEWDGISEYNNPLPRWWFWLYVCTWLFGVGYLIMYPGIGDYKGLWGWSSHGQYEEEVAKANQQYGKVYAKFSNMPIEKVAKDPEARAIAQNLFNTYCIQCHGSDAKGSKGFPNLTDDDWLWGGEPEKIQETIEKGRTASMPAWGPALGEEGVKNVTQYVMSLSKPKGQYDEERAERGKALFSGPPANCFTCHGDKGQGIQGLGPNLTDDVWLWGGTQKAITETITNGRSSQMPAWGHFLDKDKLHIMTAYVWGLSNKDGKKAPAKKAEPAPVAQPADASAPAAASAPAADKAASDTKAAPAAEAKPAEKAEAAPVKVDGKAVFEANCKTCHGGMIPGAPAVGKKDDWAPRIKQGKDTLHKHALEGFNSMPAKGGNSSLSDDEVKAAVDFMANESGAKF